In Chryseobacterium shigense, the following proteins share a genomic window:
- a CDS encoding methionine ABC transporter ATP-binding protein → MIEIKNISKTFHQKKQSFKALDQVSLSIEKGDIVGIIGFSGAGKSTLIRTVNLLERPDEGQIIINGKDFTQLSSKQLAGERKKIGMIFQHFNLLSSRTVFENVALSLELDHVSKDEISRKVNELLKIVGLEDKATDYPRSLSGGQKQRVAIARALANDPYLLLCDEATSALDPATTQSILQLLRDINQRLGITILLITHEMEVIKAVCNHVAVIDKGKLLAKGTLSEIISDKENPVIRQFINSDIMTIPQELNKKLQKEPQDGLFPLVEIELNENISVEELLSTLYDQYKIPYRLLKADVEYLGNSNFGKLLLQLQGETEENQKAIYYFNQNKIQNTVKGYA, encoded by the coding sequence ATGATAGAAATCAAGAACATTTCAAAAACATTTCATCAGAAAAAGCAGTCTTTCAAAGCACTGGATCAGGTAAGCCTGAGCATAGAAAAAGGAGATATTGTCGGAATCATAGGATTTTCCGGAGCCGGAAAAAGTACACTGATCCGTACCGTAAATCTTCTGGAAAGACCTGACGAGGGCCAGATCATCATCAACGGAAAGGATTTTACTCAATTAAGCTCAAAACAGCTTGCGGGCGAGCGTAAGAAAATCGGGATGATCTTCCAGCATTTTAACCTGCTTTCATCGAGAACTGTTTTTGAGAATGTAGCGCTTTCATTAGAACTGGATCACGTCAGTAAAGATGAGATCAGCAGAAAAGTAAATGAACTGCTGAAGATTGTAGGACTGGAAGATAAAGCCACAGATTATCCCAGAAGCCTTTCGGGCGGACAAAAACAGAGAGTAGCCATTGCAAGGGCTCTGGCCAATGATCCGTACCTCCTTCTCTGTGATGAAGCTACAAGCGCACTGGATCCGGCAACCACACAATCGATCCTGCAGCTTTTACGGGATATTAACCAGAGACTGGGTATTACCATTCTTCTGATTACCCACGAAATGGAAGTTATCAAAGCTGTCTGCAATCATGTGGCTGTCATAGACAAAGGAAAATTATTAGCAAAAGGAACATTAAGCGAGATCATTTCGGATAAAGAAAACCCGGTGATCCGTCAATTTATAAATTCAGATATCATGACTATACCTCAGGAACTTAATAAAAAACTACAGAAAGAACCGCAGGACGGCTTATTTCCGCTGGTTGAAATAGAGCTCAATGAAAACATCAGTGTTGAAGAACTTTTATCAACACTTTATGACCAATATAAAATACCTTACAGACTTCTGAAAGCTGATGTGGAATATCTTGGTAATTCCAATTTCGGGAAACTTCTGCTTCAGCTTCAGGGAGAAACTGAGGAAAACCAGAAAGCTATCTATTATTTCAACCAGAATAAAATTCAAAATAC